One genomic segment of Methanorbis rubei includes these proteins:
- the frhD gene encoding coenzyme F420-reducing hydrogenase, FrhD protein: MDGLFPEVIIAGVGNELFGDDGFGPAVIRALSEHELPDNVKAMDVGLGGPHLVFSMIDPEETKKLIIVDCMDFGGKPGNLTKIPVDLLPEGREERYMDAHSGNLLDPIGRLKGKMDIIILGCQPAYIPAPDSEEFALELTPEVQGAIPKTVSIILKEVGS, encoded by the coding sequence ATGGATGGACTGTTTCCAGAAGTAATAATCGCCGGTGTCGGTAACGAACTCTTCGGCGACGACGGATTTGGTCCCGCAGTAATCAGAGCACTTTCCGAACATGAACTTCCCGACAATGTAAAAGCTATGGATGTGGGCCTTGGCGGCCCTCACCTTGTTTTTTCCATGATCGATCCGGAAGAGACGAAGAAACTGATCATTGTGGACTGCATGGATTTTGGGGGAAAACCCGGAAACCTGACAAAGATCCCCGTTGACCTTCTGCCAGAGGGCAGGGAAGAGCGTTACATGGATGCCCATTCCGGAAATCTGCTGGATCCTATCGGCAGACTGAAAGGAAAAATGGATATTATTATTCTCGGATGCCAGCCCGCGTATATACCAGCTCCGGACAGCGAAGAGTTCGCTCTTGAGCTGACTCCGGAAGTACAAGGGGCCATTCCCAAAACTGTTAGTATCATCTTGAAAGAAGTAGGAAGCTAA
- the frhA gene encoding coenzyme F420 hydrogenase subunit alpha, producing the protein MSKVVEISPTTRHEGHSKLVLKVNDEGIIERGDWLSITPVRGVEKLAIGKTYEQVPKIASRVCGICPIAHTLAATEAMEASMGVEIPDDAYLLRIILQCANRLHSHALHDILALPDMYLPGTDSKINPFSPEEPVRSVAKRIQTLRMIGQTIGEIVGGEAVHPSNTRVGGMYKNITPRARTKIYDLAKQALPLARAQMEFMIAVFENYGKRDWAEMCGREVTIPKTLGFHDQGYMATDPCYGSSSLDEHPTWDPARWLEVRPWDWYMGEEEITLEDPAYPVGGTTKAGGKAWPQMQACTGVPLYDGQPVEVGPRARLATYRNYDRKGAIGLNIAREMEYMDSVYKMIEAADAINTSGSVVADVIPQGDGSIGWAANEAPRGTDVHLAKVRNGKVEWFSMLVPTTWNFPTCSRALTGAPWELAEVIVRAYDPCVSCATHMIVLDEDNRLVAQKLLE; encoded by the coding sequence TTGTCGAAAGTAGTAGAAATTTCCCCGACCACCAGACATGAGGGTCACTCCAAGCTCGTTTTGAAAGTAAACGATGAAGGAATCATTGAGCGCGGAGACTGGCTTTCCATCACACCGGTTCGTGGAGTAGAAAAGCTTGCCATCGGTAAGACCTATGAGCAGGTTCCCAAGATCGCATCCCGTGTGTGTGGTATCTGTCCGATTGCCCACACCCTTGCCGCAACAGAGGCAATGGAAGCATCGATGGGTGTAGAGATCCCAGACGACGCATATCTTCTGCGTATTATTCTCCAGTGTGCAAACAGACTGCACTCCCACGCACTGCATGACATTCTTGCACTGCCGGATATGTACCTGCCAGGCACTGACTCGAAGATCAACCCATTCTCTCCCGAGGAGCCGGTCAGATCCGTTGCAAAACGTATCCAGACTCTGCGTATGATCGGTCAGACCATTGGTGAGATCGTAGGCGGAGAAGCAGTACACCCGTCCAACACCCGTGTTGGTGGTATGTACAAAAATATCACTCCACGCGCGAGAACCAAGATCTACGATCTTGCAAAGCAGGCACTTCCGCTTGCACGTGCACAGATGGAGTTCATGATTGCAGTCTTCGAGAACTATGGCAAACGCGACTGGGCAGAGATGTGCGGCCGCGAAGTCACTATTCCGAAGACCCTTGGTTTCCACGACCAGGGCTACATGGCAACCGACCCATGCTACGGAAGCTCTTCTCTTGACGAGCACCCGACCTGGGACCCGGCACGCTGGCTCGAAGTCAGACCCTGGGACTGGTACATGGGCGAAGAGGAAATTACCCTCGAAGACCCGGCATACCCGGTTGGCGGAACCACCAAAGCAGGCGGAAAAGCTTGGCCACAGATGCAGGCATGCACTGGTGTCCCACTTTACGACGGTCAGCCCGTCGAAGTCGGACCACGTGCACGTCTTGCAACGTACAGAAACTACGACCGCAAGGGAGCCATTGGACTCAACATTGCACGTGAAATGGAATACATGGACTCCGTCTACAAGATGATTGAGGCAGCAGATGCCATCAACACCTCCGGCAGTGTCGTCGCAGACGTCATTCCGCAGGGCGACGGATCCATCGGATGGGCAGCAAACGAAGCACCACGCGGCACAGACGTTCACCTCGCAAAGGTACGCAACGGCAAAGTCGAGTGGTTCTCTATGCTCGTTCCGACCACCTGGAACTTCCCGACCTGCAGCCGTGCACTTACCGGCGCACCATGGGAACTTGCAGAAGTCATTGTCCGTGCATATGACCCCTGTGTATCCTGTGCAACTCACATGATTGTACTGGATGAAGACAACCGGCTTGTGGCACAGAAGCTCCTTGAGTGA
- the mptA gene encoding GTP cyclohydrolase MptA, producing MSLPDVQSTAPDVRISLTRVGVKNVKKLVVVGRPGKARPAIFISDFDVFVDLPSSLKGANLSRNFEVIDEVLQQATSGDVRGIEDVCGIVSRKLLDHHEYADRTEVFMRSFYMINRDTPVSKTSCQEVVNVYAHAIAQRTEGKPIVRKSVGAEVTGITACPCAQNIMKDHAMRVMQDLQITDDKIDAFFQEVPMASHNQRGRGFLCVETDDDIVVPLESIVNVLKESMSAKIYELLKRGDESYVVMAAHKNARFVEDCVREMARQVVTTFVNLPGDTHITIRQTNEESIHQHDAYAERKATLAELREELNI from the coding sequence ATGTCATTACCAGATGTGCAGTCCACTGCTCCTGACGTACGAATCAGCCTGACCCGTGTCGGTGTGAAAAACGTCAAGAAGCTCGTTGTTGTTGGACGCCCAGGCAAAGCACGCCCGGCAATATTCATCTCCGACTTCGACGTCTTTGTCGATCTCCCAAGCAGCCTGAAAGGCGCAAACCTTTCCCGCAACTTTGAGGTCATCGACGAGGTACTGCAGCAGGCAACCTCCGGCGATGTCCGTGGTATTGAAGATGTGTGTGGAATTGTTTCGCGAAAACTTCTCGACCATCATGAGTATGCAGACAGAACCGAAGTGTTCATGCGCAGCTTCTACATGATCAACCGCGACACCCCGGTCTCCAAGACTTCGTGTCAGGAGGTCGTGAACGTTTACGCTCATGCGATCGCCCAGAGAACCGAAGGCAAACCAATCGTCCGCAAGAGTGTAGGTGCAGAGGTTACCGGTATTACCGCATGCCCGTGTGCACAAAACATCATGAAGGATCATGCAATGCGAGTGATGCAGGACCTGCAGATCACTGACGATAAAATTGATGCATTCTTCCAGGAAGTTCCGATGGCGAGCCACAACCAGCGCGGACGCGGATTCCTCTGTGTGGAGACAGATGATGACATCGTTGTTCCGCTTGAGTCGATCGTGAACGTTCTCAAAGAGTCCATGAGTGCAAAGATCTATGAACTCCTCAAGCGCGGGGATGAAAGTTATGTTGTCATGGCAGCTCACAAGAATGCACGGTTTGTGGAGGACTGTGTGCGTGAGATGGCCCGTCAGGTAGTGACGACATTCGTCAATCTCCCAGGCGACACCCACATCACCATCCGCCAGACGAACGAGGAAAGCATTCACCAGCATGATGCATACGCAGAGCGCAAGGCGACTCTTGCCGAACTGCGTGAAGAGCTGAACATATAA